Proteins from a genomic interval of Quercus lobata isolate SW786 chromosome 11, ValleyOak3.0 Primary Assembly, whole genome shotgun sequence:
- the LOC115966377 gene encoding uncharacterized protein LOC115966377, protein MSDGWTNQKQQPKMNFLVYCPRGAMFLKSIDTSSLTKDVETLFNIFDSIVQEIGVEYIVQLIIDNASTYKKAGKKLQQKYGTLFWSPCVAHCIDLMLENIANPRWFPLVDEAIKKAKKITKFIYNHGVVLDLMRQDFTNGRELCRPTITRFATNFLSLQSMLSFKQELRQMFTCDKWLSCPHAKTAIGKEISKIVLEDYSFWSQCKNIVKVSEPLVRVLCIVDGDEKPAIGYLYEAMDKAKEEIKRRLKNKFSLYGHYIRVIDARWDKQLHSPLHVAGCFLNLAIYFRPSFKRQNEVQRGLLSTLMRLDPNPDIQDKISSQLDEYKKSIGDFGTSLAIRQRERLNPVSWNIQRNKYALDPISLDNIDLMGDWVAEELALLNPDDINWDCLNEPTPLVNVEEDAELETIDVDDYDDDDNNNEHGLTNLPMGASSSCGSSFDDEFDPFLMDDDDEEE, encoded by the exons ATGTCTGATGGGTGGACAAATcaaaaacaacaaccaaaaatgaattttttggtgtattgtCCAAGGGGAGCCATGTTCTTGAAATCTATTGACACTTCAAGCCTTACAAAGGATGTTGAAACTTTGTTCAATATATTTGATTCTATTGTTCAAGAAATTGGTGTGGAATATATTGTGCAATTGATTATAGATAATGCTTCTACCTATAAAAAAGCTGGGAAAAAATTACAGCAAAagtatggtactttattttgGTCTCCTTGTGTAGCTCATTGCATAGACTTGATGTTGGAGAATATTGCTAATCCTAGGTGGTTCCCTCTTGTTGATGAAGCAATTAAGAAGGcaaaaaagataacaaagttCATTTACAACCATGGAGTTGTTTTAGACTTGATGAGGCAAGATTTTACAAATGGAAGAGAGTTATGTCGTCCTACAATTACAAGGTTTGCCACTAACTTCTTAAGTCTACAGAGCATGCTAAGTTTCAAACAAGAGCTTAGACAAATGTTCACTTGTGATAAATGGCTTTCATGCCCCCATGCTAAGACTGCCATTGGGAAGGAGataagtaaaattgttttggaaGATTATTCATTTTGGTCTCAATGCAAGAACATAGTGAAAGTTAGTGAGCCTTTAGTTAGAGTACTTTGTATTGTTGATGGGGATGAGAAACCTGCTATAGGGTACTTGTATGAAGCAATGGACAAAGCAAAAgaggaaataaaaagaaggttGAAGAACAAATTTTCTTTGTATGGACATTATATTAGAGTTATTGATGCTAGATGGGACAAACAACTTCATAGTCCTCTGCATGTAGCAGGTTGCTTTCTTAACCTTGCAATTTACTTTAGGCCTTCATTTAAAAGGCAAAATGAAGTTCAAAGAGGGTTGCTAAGCACTCTAATGAGGTTGGATCCCAATCCTGACATTCAAGACAAAATAAGTTCACAACTTGATGAgtacaaaaaatcaattggtgacTTTGGCACATCACTAGCAATCCGCCAACGAGAGAGACTAAATCCAG TTTCATG GAACATTCAAAGGAATAAGTATGCATTGGATCCTATAAGCTTGGATAACATTGACTTGATGGGAGATTGGGTGGCTGAAGAACTTGCACTTCTTAATCCAGATGACATAAATTGGGATTGTCTTAATGAACCAACACCCCTAGTGAATGTGGAAGAGGATGCTGAACTTGAAACTATTGATGTTGATGactatgatgatgatgacaacaACAATGAACATGGCTTGACAAATCTTCCAATGGGTGCTAGTAGTTCTTGTGGGagttcttttgatgatgaatttgatCCTTTTCtcatggatgatgatgatgaggaggagtaa